The DNA sequence CCGCTTCCCCAGGCGCTCCGGGTCGCGGGCAAGATGGGGCGGCTCGAGGTGATCAACTTCTCCCTGGACTACCGCGAGCGCTACACCTTCTGGTCGGGGCTGCTCGGCGGGTTCTTCCTGGCGCTGTCGTACTTCGGGACCGACCAGTCCCAGGTGGGACGCTACCTGACGGGCAAGTCCGTGACCGAGAGCCGCCTCGGGCTCATGTTCCACGCCGTCTTCAAGGTGCCGATGCAGGCGTTCATCCTCTTGACGGGGGTGATGGTCTGCCTGTTCTACCAGTTCGTGCAGCCGCCGCTGCTGTTCAAGCGGTCGGCGATGGAGGCGGTCTACGCGACGGCGCGCGCCCCCGAGATGAAGGCGCTGGAGACCCGGTACGCCGGCGTCTTCAGGGAGAAGAAGGACGCGGTGCGGACGCTGGCCCATGCACTCGGCGGACACGACGACGGGGCGGTCGCCGCCGCGCAGGCGCGCGTGAAGGACCTCCTGGGGCGGGCGGAGGACGTGAGGTCCGAGGCCAAGCGGCTGGTGCGGCAGGTCGACCCCGACATGGAAGTCAAGGACACCGACTACGTTTTCCTGACCTTCATCGTGCAGCACCTGCCGCGCGGCCTCGTCGGCCTCCTGGTCGCGGTGATCTTCTGCGCCGCCATGTCGGCGAGCTCGTCGGAGCTCAACGCGCTGGGCTCCACGACCACCGTCGACATCTACCAGAGGCTGCTGCGGCCCGACGCCACCGACCGGCACTACGTGCGGGTATCGAAGGCGCTCACCGCCGGCTGGGGCGTCGTGGTCGTCGGCTTCGCGCTGTTCGCCCACCTTCTCGAGAACCTGATCGAGGCGGTCAACATCCTGGGGTCGCTGTTCTACGGCACGATCCTGGGGATCTTCCTGACCGCGTTCCTGGTCAAGCGGGTGGGGGGGACCGCGGTGTTCCTGGCGGCGCTCGTGGCCGAAGGGACGGTGATCGCGCTCTACTCCACCACCGGCATCGGCTATCTCTGGTACAACCTGATCGGCTGCACGACGGTTCTCGCACTGGGCATCGTCTTTGAGGCCGTCCTGCCGGGGGGAGGGGAGCGGCTCGTTGCTCCCCCGGCGGCTCGGGGTTAGGATCGCCGTCGTCACTTTCGGCTCGCAATCGGCGCTCTCGCCGAGGAGGAAGTCCATGAAGATCGTTCTGCTGTGCGCCGCCGCCCTGGCGCTCTTCGTTCCCTCCACGTTCGCGGAGCTCAAGCTCCCCCGGGTCAGCCAGAAAGGCACGGTCACGCAGGCCGTGGGGCTCACGGACGTCGCCATCACCTACAGCCGCCCCGGCGTGAAGGGTCGCGAGATCTGGGGCGGCCTCGTCCCGTACGACAAGGTCTGGCGCACCGGCGCGAACGAGGCGACGACCTTCTCGGTCAGCAAGGACGTCACCATCGACGGCAAGGCCCTCCCCGCGGGCACGTACTCCCTGCACACCATTCCCGGCAAGGCCTCGTGGACGGTCATCTTCAACAAGAAGGCGGACCAGTGGGGCAGCTACTCGTACGACGCCGCCCAGGACGCGCTCCGCATCGACACCCAGCCGACGGACGGGCCGAGCGTGGAGTGGCTCACGTTCTCCTTCCCCGACGTTGAGTTCGACTCCGCCACGGTCGAGCTGGCCTGGGAGAAGGTGCGCGTGACGTTCAAGATCGGCACCGACACGACGAAGCAGGCGCTGGCCGACATCCGGCAGGCTCTCTCGGGCGAGGTGAAGGAGTGGAACGTCCCGTTCAACGCGGCGAATTTCGCGTTCAACGCGAACGTCGACAACAAGGCCGAGGCGCTGAAGTGGATCGACCAGTCGATCGCCGTGAAGGAGAACTTCTTCAATCTCCGCCTCAAGGCCCAGATGCTCGCCAAGGACGGCAGGAAGGCGGAGGCCGTCGCGATTGCCGAGAAGGCGGTGACGGTCGGCAAGGACGACAAGAACGCCGCGACCGAGATCCCGAACCTGGAGAGGCAGATCGCGG is a window from the Terriglobia bacterium genome containing:
- a CDS encoding sodium:solute symporter, which codes for MSALDLVVLVGTLVAIAAYGTFKTRGQRDLEGYFRGDHAMKWWAVGLSVMATQASAITFLSMPGLAYEKGMAFVQNYLGLPIALVIVSVLFIPIYYRLEVYTAYEYLEKRFDLKTRQLGAFLFLVQRGLAAGITLYAPAIIVSSLLGWNLSATILLVGILVVAYTVSGGSPAVSLTQKHQMGVILLGMLAAFVMVVTYVSAEVPLPQALRVAGKMGRLEVINFSLDYRERYTFWSGLLGGFFLALSYFGTDQSQVGRYLTGKSVTESRLGLMFHAVFKVPMQAFILLTGVMVCLFYQFVQPPLLFKRSAMEAVYATARAPEMKALETRYAGVFREKKDAVRTLAHALGGHDDGAVAAAQARVKDLLGRAEDVRSEAKRLVRQVDPDMEVKDTDYVFLTFIVQHLPRGLVGLLVAVIFCAAMSASSSELNALGSTTTVDIYQRLLRPDATDRHYVRVSKALTAGWGVVVVGFALFAHLLENLIEAVNILGSLFYGTILGIFLTAFLVKRVGGTAVFLAALVAEGTVIALYSTTGIGYLWYNLIGCTTVLALGIVFEAVLPGGGERLVAPPAARG
- a CDS encoding DUF2911 domain-containing protein, coding for MKIVLLCAAALALFVPSTFAELKLPRVSQKGTVTQAVGLTDVAITYSRPGVKGREIWGGLVPYDKVWRTGANEATTFSVSKDVTIDGKALPAGTYSLHTIPGKASWTVIFNKKADQWGSYSYDAAQDALRIDTQPTDGPSVEWLTFSFPDVEFDSATVELAWEKVRVTFKIGTDTTKQALADIRQALSGEVKEWNVPFNAANFAFNANVDNKAEALKWIDQSIAVKENFFNLRLKAQMLAKDGRKAEAVAIAEKAVTVGKDDKNAATEIPNLERQIAEWKGAPGR